The DNA sequence GCGGGAAACCGTTCGCCTTGTTCTCGTCCATCAGCCGCGTCAGCAGCTCCTGATCGAGCGAACCCCAGTTGACGCCGATGCGCACCGGCTTGTCGTAGCGGATCGCCATCTCGACGATCTCGGCGAACTGCTTGTCCTTCTTGTCCTTGAAGCCGACATTGCCCGGATTGATGCGGTACTTGGCCAGCGCCTCGGCGCAGGCCGGATGGTCGGCGAGCAGCTTATGACCGATATAGTGAAAATCGCCGACCAGCGGCACGTCCAGACCCAGACGCTCGAGCCTCTCGCGGATCTTCGGCACGGCGGCAGCACTCTCGTCGCGGTCGACGGTGATGCGCACCAGTTCCGAGCCGGCCTTGTGCAACGCTGCCACCTGCGCCACCGTCGCATCGATATCGGCGGTGTCGGTGTTGGTCATCGACTGGACCACGACCGGCGCCCCGCCCCCGACGATGACACCGCCGACATCGACAGCGACAGAGCCACGGCGGGGTTGCGGATCGAAATCGAAGGCGGAAGACATGAAGGCCTCTTCGTGGTCACTAAGCCGGGCGGGGGTGCGGGCAGAACCCGCACTGACTTTCCTCAATTTGCCCAAGCTATTTGCCCATCAGGTGGATGAGGAAAGCCTGATTGTCAACGGCGACATCATGCCCTGACGGCGATTTGATGACGGCCTTGGGTGCGAAGGCCCCTCATCCCGCTGCAGCTCCATTGGCAACGCGCGCCCTCCGCGGCTCAGTGCCCCTTGGCGTGATCCGCATGGTGAGCGTGGTGCGACAGGAGAAGCACGACGATGAAGAGCACCGGCACCGAGGCAAAGACGATGGCAAAGCCCGTATGTTCTGCGACGAAGCCGATGACAGACGGGGCGAACAGCATGCCCGAATAGCCCATGAAGGTCGCGACCGAGAGGCCGATGCCCGGCTGCAGGCCCGGCATGTTGCCGGCCGCCGAAAATGCGATCGGCACCATGTTGGAGATGCCGACGCCGGCAATGGCGAAGCCGAGGATGGCGATATAGGCATTGGGTGCGGTACCCGCGATGACCATGCCGACAAGGGCTGTCACCGTGCAGATCCGCAAGGTCCGCTTGGCGCCGAAACGGTCACGCACGAGGTCGCCGGCAAAACGCATGGTCGCCATGGTGGCCGAGAAGGCGGCAAAGCCGAAGCCCGAGAGTTCTACCGAGGCGCCGAGTTCGTTGCGCAGATAGAGCGCACCCCAGTCGAGCACCGTGCCCTCGGGCACCATCGAAAACAGCGCCATGATGCCGATCAGCCAGGGCAGTGGCGTCATCGGCAGACGAAGCTTTTCCTTGGCAGCGGCCGGATGCGGCTTGTCGGCAAGGATCATCGGCCAGGCGATCGCAATCAGCGACAGGCAGATCACGGTGACGACGAGGACATGCGGCAGCACGCCGAAGCGCGCCATCAGGAAGCCGCCGATACCGGCGCCGATCAGGCCGCCGAGGCTCCAATAGGCGTGACAGGACGACATGATCGCCCGGCGCATCGACTTTTCGACCTCGACCGCATTGGCGTTCATGGCGACGTCCATGGCGCCGACGAAACCACCGAGCACGAACATCCCGATCGCCGCGGTCCAGACATTCGGCACCAGGGTCAACAGAAGCAGCAGCGGTGAGAGGATGATGGCCGTGGTCTTCACGACCTTCTGCGAGCCGATGCGGGCGATGTAGCCGCCGGCGATCGGCATCAGCACCAGAGAGCCGATGCCGAACATCAGGATCAGGAGCCCAAGCACGCTTTCGCTGATCCCGAGCCGGTCCTTGAACTCGGGGATCTTCGGCGCCCAGCTGCCGGTGACGAAGCCGTTCATCAGGAACAGCAGCGAAACGGCCAGCCGATTGCGGGTCATGTAGCCCTGGCGGACGGTCGCGGTGGGAGAACGTTGGTCCATGGGATTGCCTCGTTACCGGGGGTCGACCGGCTCAAACAGTAATTTCGATCAGATTGCCATCGGGGTCGCGAAGAACCGCCTCGTAGAAGCCATCGCCGGTAAAGCGCGGCTTTGCGATAAGGATACCGTCAGCCTCGGCGCGCGCGGCCATGGCGTCGACCGCCTGCTCGCTACCGAGCGACAACGCGACATGCGCAAGGCCCGTACGCTCTTCTGCCGGATCGCCCGGAGCGACCCAGGGACCTTGCATGATCTCGATCGCCGGACCGTCGCCAAGCTTCAGGAAGCGCGATCGGAAGCCTGGTCGTCGCCGGCTTTCATAGACCTCGCCAACCTCTGCACCGAAGAAGGACGACCAAAAGCTGGCAATCGCTTCAAGGTCGCGGGTCCACAGCGCCACATGGGTAATCGTCATCGCTCAGGCCCTCCCGCCATCAGAATATCCGCGCCCGTCGCCTTGAGCGTCGCACGATGCTCAGCCGGTGCATCCGCTTCGAGCACCAGCGTCGCCTTGTCGTCGATACTGGCGATCGCGTGGGCAGCCGCGGTCCCGAGCTTGTCGCTCGTGATGGCGACGACGAGACGCCGGCTTCTCTGGGCAATCAGCCGCTTGAACTCTGCGTCCTCGAAATAGATCGCCGTCAGACCCGCAGCTGCATCGGCACCGCAGGTGCCGAGAAAGCAGAGGTCGGGCCTCAGCAGTTCCGCATCGCGCTGGGCCCGCGCGCTGATCGCTGCGCCGACCGCGCGGTTCAGCGGCCCGCCGAGCAAGATGAGGTCCACGCCCGGTTTCTCCATGAGGGCCGCGGCAATCAGCGGCGTATTGGTAACGACCGTGACTGACAGGTCCGGCTCGATCAGCTGGGCGATGGCAAGGTTGGTGGAGCCGGCGTCGAGAAACACGGTCATGCCCGGCTTGATAAGCTCAGCCGCCGCGCGGGCGAGCGCTGCCTTACGCTCGGGTGCCATCGCCACCCGCTCGCTCAAACTGCTATGCGCCGCAGGAACGACCGGAAGCGCACCGCCATAGACGCGCTCGCAGAGCCCCGCGGCCGCCATTTCCCTGAGGTCTCGGCGGATCGTGTCTTCAGAGACATTGAGTTCGGCCGCCAGGTCGACAGCGAGCACCCGGCCATTGGCCTTCAACCGTTCCTGGATCAGCGCCTTTCGCTCACGGAGCAGGAGTTCACCCGACATTTTCACCAATCGTGTATAAACGTGCATGAATCGCTACAAATGTGCATATCCATTTTTGAAACCGATTTCAAGTCCCTGCGCCGGCCAATTCGGGCCGGAGCGGGAATTCGAGCAAACCGCGCCATTTGCGCGTGGTTGGCGCCATTTCGGGGAAAATTCTTCATCAAAACGCTCAGGAATTGGTGTTTTATACGCTCAGATCGCTGTTTTTTTATGCGATTGTCCGCTCAATCCGGACGACGGGCCGGGCCAGAAAGAAGATGGAAAATCACGATGAAACTCCTCCCCACGCTGTTCGCCGCTGCTCTGATGCAGGTTGCCGCGCTGTCCTCCGCCGAAGCCGGCGAGAACCTCAACGCGATCAAATCCGCCGGTGTGCTGAAGATCGGCACCGAAGGCACCTACGCCCCCTTCACCTATCATGATGCCTCCGGCGCCCTCGTCGGCTTCGACGTCGAGATCGGCCAGGCGGTTGCGGAAAAGCTCGGCGTCAAGGCTGAATTCCTCGAAGGCAAGTGGGACGGCCTGATCGCCGGTCTCGACGCCAACCGCTACGACACGGTCATCAACCAGGTCGGCATCACCGAGGAGCGCAAGAAGAAGTACGACTTCTCCGAGCCCTATATCGCCTCCAAGGCCGTGCTGATCGTCAAGACCGACAACGAAGAGATCAAGGGCTTTGCCGATCTCAAGGGCAAGAATTCGGCCCAGTCGCTGACCAGCAACTTCGGCAAGCTCGCGACCGCGTCCGGCGCCGAGCTCGTCGGCACCGACGGCTTCGACCAGTCGATCCAGCTCGTGCTCACCGGCCGCGCCGATGCGACGATCAACGACAGCCTCTCCTTCCTCGACTTCAAGAAGAAGAAGCCCGACGCACCGGTAAAGATCGCCGCCGAGCAGGCCGACGCCGACTTCTCCGGCATCATCATCCGCAAGGGCGAGCCGGAACTGCTCGAAGCCATCAACAAGGCGCTCGTCGACATCAAGGCTGACGGCACCTACGACAAGATCTCGCAGAAGTACTTCGGCGCCGACGTCTCGAAGTAAGTTCCAACCGACTTAGTGGCCAGTTTTACCACCGGCCATTCTCGGCTATGAAAAGCGATCCGTTCCGGTCCCCGGGGCGGATCGCGCTTTTTGAAAGGCCCGCCCCTTGCCCACCTGGCTCCAACTGATGCTGGATTCGCTGCCGTCCCTGCTCTGGGCCGGTCTCACCTTCACCATCCCGCTGACGCTGCTTTCCTTCATCTTCGGCCTGATCCTCGGGCTCGCGACCGCCGTTGCCCGGCTGTTCGGTCCGGCGCCCGTCGTCGCGATCGCCAGGTTTTACGTCTGGGTGATCCGCGGCACGCCGCTGCTCGTCCAGCTCTTCGTGATCTTCTACGGCCTGCCGAGCGCCGGCATCCTGCTCGATGCCTTCACCGCCGCCCTCATCGGCTTCTCGCTGAACGTCGGCGCCTATACCTCGGAGATCATCCGAGCGGTGATTTCCTCGGTCCCGCGCGGCCAATGGGAAGCCGCCTATTCCATCGGCATGAGCTGGAGCCAGGCGATGCGCCGCACCATCCTGCCGCAGGCAACCCGCGTCGCCGTGCCGCCGCTGTCCAACACGTTCATCTCGCTGGTGAAGGACACGTCGCTTGCCGCCGCGATCACCGTGCCGGAGATGTTCCAGACGGCACAGCGCATCGTCGCGACCACCTACGAACCATTGATCCTCTACATCCTGGCGGCGCTGATCTACCTTGCCATGAGCTCCGTGCTCTCGGCCCTGCAGGTCCGGCTGGAGCGACGCTTCGCCCGCTATGGCGGCTTCCTGGAGGCACGGGCATGATCGAGCTCTCCCATATCGAAAAGCGCTTCGGCGACAATCTCGTGCTGAAAGATATCTCGGTCACGCTTGCCGAGGGCACCGTGACGGCGCTGGTCGGCCCCTCCGGAGGAGGCAAGAGCACCCTTCTGCGCTGTATCAACCTGCTTGAAATCCCCACATCCGGTTCGATCCGGCTTGGCGACGAAAAGCTCGACTTCGCACCCGGCCGCAAGGTCGGCTGGGCCTCGATCCAGCGCCTGCGTCGGCAGACCGGCATGGTGTTCCAGAACTTCCAGCTCTTTCCGCACCAGACCGCGCTCGGCAATGTCATGGAAGGCCTCGTCACGGTACTGAAGTGGCCAGCGGACAAGGCGAGGGCGCGCGCCATGGAACTCCTGGAAAAGGTCGGCATGGCGCACAAGGCCGATGCCTGGCCGGCGACGCTTTCGGGCGGACAGCAGCAGCGCGTGGCCATCGCCCGGGCGCTTGCCCCCTCGCCGCGTGTGCTGCTCTGCGACGAGCCAACCTCGGCACTCGACCCGGAGCTGGCCGAGGAAGTGGTCGAGGTCCTGAGCCGGCTCGCCCGCGAAGGCACGACGATGGTGATGGCAACCCACGATCTCCGCCTCGCCTCGCGCGTCGCCGACAAGGTGATCTTCCTCGACGGTGGCCTCATCGTCGAAAGCGGCGCGCCGAAGGCGATCTTCTCGGCACCCGAGCGCGAGCGCACCAAGAAGTTCATCGCCTCGCTGAGTGCTCCGCACGACTACGAGATCTGAAACACCGACTGAGAGAAAAGCAAAACGGCCGGATTCGCATCCGGCCGTTTCTGTTTGTCTGGACGGAACCCTTAGGCTTCGTAAACGATCAGCAGATCCTTGGCGTCGATCTGGTCGCCAGCACGCACCAGCACTTCGGCGATCGTGCCGTCCTTCTCGGCGTGCAGCGCCGTTTCCATCTTCATCGCTTCGATCGAGAGCAGCACGTCGCCGGCCTTGACCGCCTGACCGGCATTGACGGCCACGGTCGAGATGACGCCCGGCATCGGCGCGCCGAGATGGGCGGCATTGCCCCCTTCGGCCTTGCGGCGCACGGCGCTCGAAGCGCTGCGGTTGCGGTCCGGAACCTTGATCAGGCGCGGCTGGCCGTTGAGTTCGAAGAACACCTTGACCATGCCCTTCTCGTCCGGCTCGCTCTTGGCCTGATGCAGGATGACGAGCGACTTGCCCCGCTCGATCTCCGGCTGCAGCTCTTCGCCAGGTCCAAGCCCGTAGAAATAGGCCGGCGTCGGCAGGACGCTGACCGGACCATAGGTATCGGCGGCGACCGCATAGTCGGTGAAGACCTTCGGATACATCAGGTAGGAGGCGAACTCGAAGTCATCGACCTTGCGCTCGAGCTTGTCCTCGATGCTCTTACGCTCCGCGTCGAGATCTGCCGGCGGCAACAGCGAGCCCGGAACGGCGGTATAGGCCTTCTCGCCCTTCAGCGCCTTCTTCTGCAGCGCTTCCGGCCAACCGCCCGGGGGCTGGCCGAGATCGCCCTTCAGCATCGAGACGACCGAATCCGGGAAAGCGATGTCCTTGGCCGGGTTCTCGACATCGGCGACGGTCAGGTCCTGGGAGACCATCATCAGCGCCATGTCGCCGACAACCTTGGAGGACGGCGTCACCTTGACGATGTCGCCGAACATCTGGTTGGCGTCCGCATAGGCCTGGGCCACGCGGTGCCACTTGGTTTCAAGGCCGAGCGAACGCGCCTGTTCCTTGAGGTTGGTAAACTGGCCGCCCGGCATTTCGTGCAGGTAGACTTCGGAGGCCGGACCCTTGAGGTCGCTTTCGAAGGCCGCGTATTGGTAACGCACCGCTTCCCAGTAGAAGGAGATGCGGCGGATCCATTCGGGATCGAGACCCGGATCGCGGTCCGATCCGCGCAGCGCCTCGACGATCGAACCAAGGCAGGGCTGCGAGGTGTTGCCGGACAGTGCATCCATTGCCGCATCGACCACGTCGACGCCCGACTCGACGGCGGCGAGCACCGTCGCAGCCGCAATGCCCGAGGTGTCGTGCGTGTGGAAGTGGATCGGCAGATCGGTCGCCTCACGCAGCGCCTTGAACAGAACGCGTGCGGCCGCCGGCTTCAGCAGGCCCGCCATGTCCTTGACGGCGATCATGTGCGCGCCGGCCTTTTCGAGCTCGGCAGCAAGGGCGGTATAATACTTGAGGTCGTATTTCGGGCGGGCCGAATTCAGGATGTCGCCGGTGTAGCAGATCGCCGCCTCGCAGATGCGGTTTTCCTCGGCGACCGCCTCCATCGACACCCGCATGTTGTCGACCCAGTTGAGGCAGTCGAAGACGCGGAAGACGTTGATGCCGCCCCTGGCCGCCTGGCGCACGAAGTACTTGACGACATTGTCCGGGTAGTTCTTGTAGCCGACGCCGTTCGCACCACGGAGCAGCATCTGCAGGAGCAGGTTCGGTGCATCCTCGCGAATGCGCGCGAGGCGATCCCAGGGGTCTTCGGTGAGGAAGCGCATGGAAACGTCGAAGGTCGCGCCACCCCAGCATTCGAGCGAGAACAGCTGCGGCAGGGCGCGGGCATAGGTGCCGGCGACGCGGGCGATGTCGTGCGTCCGCATGCGGGTCGCGAGCAGCGATTGATGGCCGTCGCGCATGGTCGTATCGGTCAGGAACACCTGGTTCTGGCCACGCACCCATTCGGCGAACTTCTTCGGGCCGAGTTCGTCGAGCTTCTGCTTGGTACCTGCAGGGATTTCGCCCTGGATGAACGGCACGACAGGCTTGGCCGCATCCGCCGGCGGCCGCGGACGGCCCTTGGCTTCCGGATGGCCATTGACGGTGACGTCGGCGAGATAGGTGAGCAGCTTCGTCGCGCGATCCTGGCGCCGTACCTGCTGGAACAGTTCCGGCGTCGTGTCGATGAAACGCGTTGTGTATGTGTTGTTGCGGAACTGCTCGTGGCCGATGATCGCCTCGAGGAAGGTGAGGTTGGTGGCGACGCCACGGATACGGAATTCGCGCAGCGCCCGGTCCATGCGGCTGATCGCTTCCTGAGGCGTGCTGCCCGAAGCGGTGACCTTGACCAGCAATGGATCGTAGTAGCGGGTGATGTAGGCACCGGTATAGGCCGTGCCGCCATCGAGACGGATGCCGAAACCGGCGGCCGACCGGTAGCCGGTGATGCGGCCGTAGTCGGGAATGAAGTTCTGCTCCGGATCCTCGGTGGTGATACGGCACTGCAGCGCATGGCCATTGAGGCGAATATCGGCCTGGTCAGGCACGCCTGACGCCGGTGTACCGATCGCCTCGCCGTCGAGGATGTGGATCTGCGCCTTGACGATGTCGATGCCGGTCACCACTTCGGTGACCGTGTGCTCGACCTGGATGCGCGGGTTCACCTCGATGAAGTAGAACTTGCCGGTGTTGGCATCCATCAGATACTCGACCGTGCCGGCGCCGATATAGTTGGTCGCCTTGGCAATCCTCAGCGAGTAGTCGGCAAGCTCCTGGCGCTGCGCCTCCGAAAGGTAGGGCGCAGGCGCGCGCTCGACGACCTTCTGGTTGCGGCGCTGGATCGAGCAGTCACGCTCGAAGAGATGCACGACATTGCCGTGGGTATCGCCGAGGATCTGGCTTTCGACGTGGCGGGCACGCTCGACGAGCTTTTCGAGATAAACTTCGTCCTTGCCGAAGGCGGCCTTGGCCTCGCGCTTGGCTTCCGTCACCTCACGGATCAGGTCCTTCTGGTCGCGGATGGCGCGCATGCCACGGCCGCCGCCGCCCCAGGAGGCCTTGAGCATGACCGGATAGCCGATCTCGGCGGCCAGGCGATGGATTTCCTTTTCGTCGTCCGGCAGCGGATCGGTGGCTGGCACCACCGGCACGCCGACGGAAATGGCGAGGTTGCGCGCCGCCACCTTGTTGCCGAGCTGGCGCATGGTCGCCGGCCGCGGGCCGATGAAGATGATGCCGGCGGCGTCGCAGGCGTCGACGAATTCAGGGCTTTCAGAGAGCAGGCCGTAGCCCGGGTGGATGGCGTCGGCGCCGGAAAGCTTGGCGACCCGGATCACCTCTTCGATCGACAGATAGCTTTCGATCGGGCCGAGATCGCGGGCAAGGTGCGGCCCGCGGCCGATCTGGTAACTTTCGTCCGCCTTGAAGCGGTGCAGCGCAAGTTTGTCCTCTTCCGCCCATATCGCGACCGTTTTCAGACCGAGTTCGTTTGCAGCGCGAAAAACGCGGATGGCAATTTCAGAACGGTTGGCAACAAGGATCTTCGAGATGGGCAAGTCGGTCTCCTCAATGACTTGAAATTGCGGGAAATGCTGCACCCGCGAAATAAAGTATTAGCGGGTCGCAAAGCAGAGCGCAATTTCAGATGCGACAGGAAACCGAAAGCCTTTGACTTTAGGAGATCAACCCGAGCCGGAAGGCGATCGCCACGACGTGATGGCGGTTCTTGCCCTTCAGTTTCTCCTGGATGCCGTTCATGTACCAGTCGACCGTATGGCTCGAAATATCGAGCACCTTGCCGATGTCGTTCGAGGTCATGCCGTCGGCGAGATAGTTGAGCGCTTCCATTTCGCGCCGCGTCATCTGCACCTCGACGCGCGAACCGAGTTCGGCCGAAACTTCCGGGTCGGTCAGTTCCAGCAGCTTCCAGAACAGCCGCTTGGCGATGGCGTCGAAGAGGCTGATCTCCACCGGGCTCAAATCGACGACGCGGCCGCCGACCGTCAGGTTACCGAGCAGACCGCGCCGGCCGTGCACCGGGAAGATGTAGCCGTCGTAGAGACCGTGGTTGCGGGCCTCGATCATCATGCTTTCCATGCGCTTGCGATGCGGGTCGGAGCGGAAGGCAAACAGTGTGTCGCGCCAGCGGAAGCCGCGCTGCGCGTGGCCGAGATAGCGGATGGTCGGGTCGATCACCACGAACTTCTTGCGGATGTAGATCTGCGGCCAGCCTTCCGGCCAGCGACCGGCAAGCAGCAGTCGCAACGGATTGTCATGCGGCTTCGGTTGCCGGACGACGCCGTAGAAGTCGAAGCCGCAGCGGTCGAGCAGGCGCTCGAACTCCGGGATGATTTCCTCGCGTGTCTTCATCTCCTCCAGAAGCGCAAGAAACTGTACGAGCAGCGTAATGTTCATGGATCACCTTCCAGGTAGATGCATATGGTCGCATTTCCGAATCCGGACATAAAGGCACCGTTCAGCGACCATTCATGTTGCACCCGCGATAATCCGTCATACCACGCCCGGTCTTATGCGAAATATGCAAGAAATCGGAGTTGGCACGACAGATAGCAGACTATGAATATTCTCGCCAAGCTCGCATGCGAGCGAAACGGGAATATGAGTGGCTGTCCATGCGTCCGGCTACGGCTTCCCTTTGCCGCAAAAGACCGTCTCAGCGCGGCCCCGAGTGTTGAAGTGCGGAGCGCAAAGCTCGCCCAATAGACCTCGAGGACGCGGGTGCATCCGCCGCAGAAGGACTGCGGCGCGTCAAATCCGGTACCCGGAAGGGGTGAGACAGTGTCATTGTTCCAGGTGTATGCAAGAGCGCTCCAGTATCTTGCGGTTCACAAATTTCGCGTCTCGGCGATCGTGCTTGCCAACGTCGTTCTGGCCGCCATAACGATCGCCGAGCCGATCCTGTTCGGGCGCATCATCGACGCCATCTCGTCGAAGGGCGAAGTCACGCCGATCCTGCTCATGTGGGCGGGTCTCGGTGTGTTCAACACCGTCGCCTTCGTGCTCGTCGCCCGCGAGGCGGACCGGCTGGCTCATGGCCGCCGCGCCACGCTCTTGACGGAAGCCTTCGGCCGTATCGTTTCCATGCCGCTCGCCTGGCATAGCCAGCGCGGCACGTCCAACGCGCTGCATACGCTTCTGCGCGCTTGCGAAACCCTCTTCGGTCTCTGGCTCGAATTCATGCGCCAGCACCTGGCGACTGCCGTGGCGCTTGTGCTGCTCGTTCCGACCGCCTTTGCGATGGACGTGCGCCTCTCGCTCGTGCTTGTCGTGCTCGGTGCACTCTATGTGCTGATCAGCAAAGTCGTCATGAGCCGCACCAAGGAGGGCCAGGCCTCGGTCGAGAACCACTATCACACGGTCTTTTCCCACGTGTCCGACGCCATCAGCAACGTTTCGGTGGTGCACAGCTACAACCGCATCGAGGCTGAAACCCGCGAGCTGAAGAAGTTCACGGAGCGGCTGATCTCCGCCCAGTTCCCTGTGCTCGACTGGTGGGCGCTCGCAAGCGGCCTGAACCGTGTCGCCTCGACCATCTCGATGATGGCGATCCTCGTCATCGGCACCGTGCTCGTGCAGCGCGGCGAACTCGGCGTCGGCGAAGTCATCGCATTCATCGGCTTTGCCAACCTGCTGATCGGTCGTCTCGACCAGATGAAGGCTTTCGTGACGCAGATCTTCGAAGCCCGCGCCAAGCTTGAAGACTTCTTCAACCTCGAAGACGCCGTGCGTGAACGCGACGAACCTGCCGGTGCGACCGAACTGCCAGCGGTTACCGGCGAAGTCGAATTCCGCGATGTCTCCTTCGACTTTGCCAACACGAACCAGGGCGTGCACAACGTCTCGTTCACCGCCAAGGCCGGCCAGACGATCGCCATCGTCGGCCCGACCGGCGCCGGCAAGACGACGCTCGTCAACCTTTTGCAGCGCGTCCACGAGCCGCGCGAGGGCCAGATCCTGATCGACGGCAACGATATCTCGAAGGTGACGCGCAAGTCGCTGCGCCGTTCGATCGCCACCGTCTTCCAGGATGCGGGCCTGATGAACCGTTCGATCTCGGACAACATCCGGCTTGGCCGCGACGATGCGACGATCGAGGAGGTCATGGCCGCCGCCGAGGCAGCTGCCGCCTGCGACTTCATCGAAGGCCGGACGACCGGCTACGACACGGTGGTCGGCGAGCGCGGCAACCGCCTGTCGGGCGGCGAACGCCAGCGTGTGGCGATCGCCCGCGCCATCCTCAAGAACGCGCCGATCCTGGTGCTCGACGAGGCGACCAGCGCGCTCGACGTCGAAACCGAGGCCCGCGTCAAGGATGCGATCGATGCGCTGCGCAAGAACCGCACGACCTTCATCATCGCACACCGCCTGTCGACGGTGCGCGAGGCCGACCTGGTGATCTTCATGGATCAGGGCCGTGTCGTCGAAATGGGCGGCTTCAACGAGCTCAGCCAGAGCAACGGCCGCTTCGCAGCTCTCCTGCGCGCCAGCGGCATCCTGACGGACGAAGACGTCCGCATGAGCCACACGGCAGCATAAGACAGGCGCTTCAAGTCAAGCGAACCAACTTCAGACCACCCGCCGACGCGGGTGGTCTTTTCATTTGGCTGTCTGACAAAGCCACGTCGACCAGCCTTGCCATTCTCAAGATAGCTGGTAGACCGGAATTCCGGCTTCAATTCCAAGGGAATCACCATGCCGGATATCTCCACTATCGCAGTTTTCGCCGCCGCAAGCCTCGTGCTCACCGCCACGCCTGGCCCTGACATGCTGCTCATCGCTTCTCGCAGCGTAAGCCAGGGGCGCGCAGCCGGGTTCCTCACCTATGCCGGCATAGCAGCCGGCACCTATTGCCACGCGCTTGCCGCAGCACTCGGTCTTTCCCAGCTTTTCGTCGCCGTGCCTGTGGCCTATGAGATCGTGCGGTGGGCGGGCTGCGCCTATCTGCTCTACCTTGCCTACAAGACGGTCCGCTCGAACGCATCGAGCACGTCGCCGGTGTCGACGCCCAAGCGACTTTCGAACAGACGGATCTTCGGGGAGGGGCTGATGACGAACCTGCTCAATCCGAAGATGGCTCTCTTCGTATTGGCACTGTTCCCGCAGTTCGTGCGGCCTGACAGCGGGTCGATGGTCGCGCAGATGCTTCTGCTCGCGACCGTGTTGAACGGGGTTGGCTTCCTTGTGAACGGTTCGGTCATCCTGGCTGGCAGCCATCTGCGCGCGCGGCTCGCCGGCATCAGACGTTTCCCGAAACTGCCGCAATACCTTCTCGCCAGCGTGTTCACGGGGCTGGCGTGCCGCCTAGCGCTCAGCGCCAGAAGCTAGAGCATTTCCAGCAAACGCGTTGCCGGCGGCGTTGTTCACGCCGCCGGTAGCGGTTTCGCCGAGGCGATGCCGCGCAACCATTCGAGATAATAGGCATAGGCGAAATGCAGCCCGATGCCGACAAGTACGAAGAGGCTGCCGAAGATCGGGTTTCGCCCGGTGACGAACAACAGCACCTGGCCGGACATCGCCAGGATCGTGCCGAAGATGAAGATCGGCAGCGAATGTCGCCCGACAACCGCGAGCGGATGATCGCGGTCGAGTTTGGCAAGGCTACTGATGCGTGGCGTCACGGCGATGATATAGGCCAGCGCCAGCACGTGAAGCAGCCTGGGGCCCGACAGGAAGGTCTTGTCGAAGCCGGTCAGGACCGCTGGAAGGCCGAAGGAAAGGTCGATGCTCCAGAAGGAGAACAGCACCCAGACAGCGGAAACCGCGAGATAGGTACAGGACAGCACGATCAGCCAGGGCCACCGCGGGAGCGATCCACCATTGCGCACGAAGGTCATCATGACGATGCCGATGACGAACAGGAACTGCCAGGACCAGGGATTGAGGAACCAATAGCCTTCGTCGAGGAAGTTCGACGGCACGAATTTGAAGATGCCTGCGACGAGCCAAAGCGCGGC is a window from the Ensifer adhaerens genome containing:
- a CDS encoding MFS transporter, which codes for MDQRSPTATVRQGYMTRNRLAVSLLFLMNGFVTGSWAPKIPEFKDRLGISESVLGLLILMFGIGSLVLMPIAGGYIARIGSQKVVKTTAIILSPLLLLLTLVPNVWTAAIGMFVLGGFVGAMDVAMNANAVEVEKSMRRAIMSSCHAYWSLGGLIGAGIGGFLMARFGVLPHVLVVTVICLSLIAIAWPMILADKPHPAAAKEKLRLPMTPLPWLIGIMALFSMVPEGTVLDWGALYLRNELGASVELSGFGFAAFSATMATMRFAGDLVRDRFGAKRTLRICTVTALVGMVIAGTAPNAYIAILGFAIAGVGISNMVPIAFSAAGNMPGLQPGIGLSVATFMGYSGMLFAPSVIGFVAEHTGFAIVFASVPVLFIVVLLLSHHAHHADHAKGH
- a CDS encoding VOC family protein, producing the protein MTITHVALWTRDLEAIASFWSSFFGAEVGEVYESRRRPGFRSRFLKLGDGPAIEIMQGPWVAPGDPAEERTGLAHVALSLGSEQAVDAMAARAEADGILIAKPRFTGDGFYEAVLRDPDGNLIEITV
- a CDS encoding DeoR/GlpR family DNA-binding transcription regulator, giving the protein MSGELLLRERKALIQERLKANGRVLAVDLAAELNVSEDTIRRDLREMAAAGLCERVYGGALPVVPAAHSSLSERVAMAPERKAALARAAAELIKPGMTVFLDAGSTNLAIAQLIEPDLSVTVVTNTPLIAAALMEKPGVDLILLGGPLNRAVGAAISARAQRDAELLRPDLCFLGTCGADAAAGLTAIYFEDAEFKRLIAQRSRRLVVAITSDKLGTAAAHAIASIDDKATLVLEADAPAEHRATLKATGADILMAGGPER
- a CDS encoding amino acid ABC transporter substrate-binding protein, with protein sequence MKLLPTLFAAALMQVAALSSAEAGENLNAIKSAGVLKIGTEGTYAPFTYHDASGALVGFDVEIGQAVAEKLGVKAEFLEGKWDGLIAGLDANRYDTVINQVGITEERKKKYDFSEPYIASKAVLIVKTDNEEIKGFADLKGKNSAQSLTSNFGKLATASGAELVGTDGFDQSIQLVLTGRADATINDSLSFLDFKKKKPDAPVKIAAEQADADFSGIIIRKGEPELLEAINKALVDIKADGTYDKISQKYFGADVSK
- a CDS encoding amino acid ABC transporter permease — its product is MPTWLQLMLDSLPSLLWAGLTFTIPLTLLSFIFGLILGLATAVARLFGPAPVVAIARFYVWVIRGTPLLVQLFVIFYGLPSAGILLDAFTAALIGFSLNVGAYTSEIIRAVISSVPRGQWEAAYSIGMSWSQAMRRTILPQATRVAVPPLSNTFISLVKDTSLAAAITVPEMFQTAQRIVATTYEPLILYILAALIYLAMSSVLSALQVRLERRFARYGGFLEARA
- a CDS encoding amino acid ABC transporter ATP-binding protein, with product MIELSHIEKRFGDNLVLKDISVTLAEGTVTALVGPSGGGKSTLLRCINLLEIPTSGSIRLGDEKLDFAPGRKVGWASIQRLRRQTGMVFQNFQLFPHQTALGNVMEGLVTVLKWPADKARARAMELLEKVGMAHKADAWPATLSGGQQQRVAIARALAPSPRVLLCDEPTSALDPELAEEVVEVLSRLAREGTTMVMATHDLRLASRVADKVIFLDGGLIVESGAPKAIFSAPERERTKKFIASLSAPHDYEI